A portion of the Streptomyces platensis genome contains these proteins:
- a CDS encoding S26 family signal peptidase yields the protein MRPATAATLLGLAGLVPATAVLLGRGLVVVTVRGVSMAPAYRDGDRVLVRRTTRPTRGQVLVVERPAVRTRWPSRPLPATAGARTVGRRQWLIKRVAALPGDPVPEAVLSTSFLALPRPPRVPDGSLVLLGDNPQHSVDSRHFGFYPVERVLGTVVRRLRPAGARHRLPHPGERAAAIR from the coding sequence ATGAGGCCCGCGACCGCCGCCACCCTGCTCGGCCTCGCCGGCCTGGTGCCCGCGACCGCCGTCCTGCTGGGCCGCGGCCTCGTGGTCGTGACCGTACGGGGCGTGAGCATGGCCCCCGCCTACCGCGACGGCGACCGGGTGCTCGTCCGGCGCACCACCCGCCCCACTCGCGGTCAGGTACTCGTCGTGGAACGGCCCGCCGTCCGCACCCGGTGGCCGAGCAGGCCGCTGCCCGCCACCGCCGGAGCCAGGACCGTGGGCCGGCGCCAGTGGCTGATCAAGCGGGTGGCGGCACTCCCCGGTGACCCGGTGCCGGAGGCCGTGCTGTCCACGTCGTTCCTCGCTCTCCCCAGGCCGCCCCGGGTGCCGGACGGCAGTCTGGTGCTGCTCGGTGACAACCCTCAACACAGCGTGGATTCACGGCACTTCGGGTTCTATCCCGTCGAGCGTGTGCTGGGGACGGTGGTCCGGCGGCTGCGGCCGGCAGGGGCCCGGCACCGGCTCCCCCACCCGGGGGAGAGGGCGGCCGCCATCCGCTGA
- a CDS encoding helix-turn-helix domain-containing protein gives MLVHNFSTEMVAAQDRFELWEEFAVHSHMRNWIRSDHEDDFRATMRVLDMGDTQISTMTFPSLEVVRTPKLIRQQGDREFYQVNCVLSGAGDVSQGAQNTSIRQGQLVLVDSGLPFRGRLRGGSENYAAMIIQLPRELLPLPWKTVQRVTARPICGYQGMSGVLWRWLTEVHARADEFTPADIHTLRSVTADLLAAAVGGCLDAEDTMTPESRRRALQVQIRDFIRRNLGDPSLSPATIAAAHRISVRYVHQLFAEEDTTAAAWIRGRRLERCRRDLANPHLQLRPIHAIAAQWGFIDAAHFSRAFRAAYGMPPRDYRQHALRGAVRESASALHG, from the coding sequence ATGCTGGTGCACAACTTCAGCACCGAGATGGTGGCTGCGCAGGACCGGTTCGAGCTGTGGGAGGAATTCGCTGTCCACTCGCATATGCGCAACTGGATCCGCAGCGACCACGAAGACGACTTCCGTGCGACGATGCGGGTGCTGGACATGGGGGACACACAGATATCCACGATGACCTTCCCGAGTCTGGAGGTCGTGCGGACTCCGAAGCTCATACGGCAGCAAGGTGATCGGGAGTTTTATCAAGTCAATTGTGTCCTCAGTGGTGCCGGTGATGTTTCCCAGGGGGCGCAAAATACGTCCATCCGGCAGGGGCAGCTGGTGCTCGTGGACAGCGGACTTCCGTTTCGTGGGCGGTTGCGCGGCGGGTCGGAGAACTATGCCGCGATGATCATTCAGCTGCCCCGGGAACTGCTGCCACTGCCGTGGAAGACCGTTCAGCGGGTGACTGCTCGCCCGATATGCGGTTATCAGGGAATGAGCGGGGTGCTCTGGCGCTGGCTCACCGAAGTACACGCCCGCGCGGATGAGTTCACTCCCGCCGATATCCACACCCTGCGGTCGGTCACCGCGGATCTCCTCGCCGCGGCAGTCGGCGGCTGCCTGGACGCCGAGGACACGATGACCCCGGAATCCCGGCGACGTGCCTTACAGGTACAGATCCGCGACTTCATTCGCCGGAACCTCGGCGACCCCTCCCTCTCCCCGGCCACCATCGCCGCGGCCCACCGGATATCGGTCCGCTACGTCCACCAGTTGTTCGCCGAGGAAGACACCACGGCCGCGGCCTGGATACGTGGCCGCCGCCTGGAACGCTGCCGCCGTGACCTCGCCAACCCCCACCTCCAGCTCCGCCCCATTCATGCCATCGCGGCCCAGTGGGGCTTCATCGATGCCGCGCACTTCAGCCGCGCCTTCCGCGCGGCGTACGGCATGCCGCCCCGCGACTACCGGCAGCACGCCCTCCGCGGCGCCGTGCGCGAGTCGGCAAGCGCTCTGCACGGATAG
- the rox gene encoding rifampin monooxygenase: MIDVIVVGGGPTGLMLAGELRLHGVRVVVLEKLAAPTEQSRGRGLHARSVEMMDQRGLLDRFLAASEKFQVGGLFGGIMKPWPDRLDTAHPYGLATPQPVTERLLNERALEVGAEIRRGCEVVGLSQDEDGVTVELADGTRLRARYLVGCDGGRSAVRKLLGVDFPGEPAKVETMLGDMEVTGDPATIAAVVEEVRKTQLRFGAVPDVDGKKGVYRIIVPADGVAEDRTAQPTLEEFKQQLRAVAGTDFGVHSPRWLSRFGDATRQAERYRVGRALLAGDAAHIHPPTGGQGLNLGVQDAFNLGWKLAAAVNGWAPEGLLDSYHAERHPVGAAVLDNTRAQITLLGTDPGATALRELFAKLMDFEEVNRYVTEMITAVGVRYDFGEGHDLLGRRMRDVTLKRGRLYELMHGGRGLLLDQTGRLSVTGWADRVDHVVDISEELDVPAVLLRPDGHVAWAGEDQQELLSRLPKWFGAPVS; encoded by the coding sequence ATGATTGACGTGATCGTGGTCGGCGGCGGACCGACCGGCTTGATGCTGGCCGGCGAGTTGCGGCTGCACGGGGTGCGGGTGGTCGTGCTGGAGAAGTTGGCCGCGCCGACCGAGCAGTCCCGCGGGCGCGGCCTGCATGCGCGCAGCGTCGAGATGATGGACCAGCGCGGCCTGCTGGACCGGTTCCTCGCGGCGAGTGAGAAGTTCCAGGTCGGCGGGCTCTTCGGCGGCATCATGAAGCCGTGGCCGGACCGGCTGGACACGGCGCACCCGTACGGCCTGGCCACCCCGCAGCCGGTCACCGAGCGGCTGCTCAACGAGCGTGCCCTCGAAGTCGGGGCCGAGATCCGGCGCGGCTGCGAAGTCGTGGGGCTGAGCCAGGACGAGGACGGGGTGACCGTCGAGCTGGCGGACGGTACGCGGCTGCGTGCGCGGTATCTCGTCGGGTGTGACGGCGGCCGCAGTGCGGTGCGCAAGCTGCTCGGCGTCGATTTCCCCGGCGAGCCCGCCAAGGTCGAGACGATGCTGGGCGATATGGAGGTGACCGGGGATCCGGCGACGATTGCGGCCGTCGTCGAGGAAGTCCGCAAGACCCAGCTTCGGTTCGGTGCCGTTCCCGACGTCGACGGGAAGAAGGGGGTGTACCGCATCATCGTGCCCGCCGACGGTGTGGCCGAGGACCGTACGGCCCAGCCGACCCTGGAGGAGTTCAAGCAGCAGTTGCGGGCCGTCGCGGGCACTGACTTCGGGGTGCACTCGCCGCGCTGGCTGTCCCGGTTCGGTGACGCCACCCGGCAGGCCGAGCGCTACCGGGTCGGCCGGGCGCTGCTGGCCGGCGATGCGGCGCACATCCACCCGCCGACCGGTGGGCAGGGGCTCAACCTCGGCGTGCAGGACGCGTTCAACCTCGGCTGGAAGCTGGCCGCCGCGGTCAACGGCTGGGCGCCGGAAGGGCTGTTGGACAGCTATCACGCCGAACGGCACCCGGTGGGCGCCGCCGTGCTGGACAATACCCGTGCGCAGATCACGCTGCTGGGGACCGACCCGGGGGCGACCGCGCTGCGGGAGCTCTTCGCGAAGCTGATGGACTTCGAGGAGGTGAACCGGTACGTGACCGAGATGATCACCGCGGTCGGAGTCCGCTACGACTTCGGCGAGGGCCACGACCTGCTCGGCCGGCGGATGCGGGACGTGACGCTGAAGCGGGGGCGTCTCTACGAGCTGATGCACGGCGGCCGCGGACTGCTGCTCGACCAGACCGGCCGGCTCTCGGTGACGGGCTGGGCGGATCGCGTCGACCACGTCGTCGACATCAGCGAGGAACTGGACGTGCCCGCAGTGCTGCTGCGGCCGGACGGGCATGTGGCATGGGCCGGTGAGGATCAGCAGGAGCTGCTGAGCCGGCTGCCCAAGTGGTTCGGCGCGCCCGTCAGCTGA
- a CDS encoding MauE/DoxX family redox-associated membrane protein, producing MTGLKCLVGVVFLLALCGKTVVRGGFGGFERSLRELRVVPRAYLRPVAVLVVAGEAGVVLALAVPGRATAVVGFGLATALLLVFTTGIARGLRRGSRTPCRCFGASTTPLGPHHLLRNLLLAVLAVLGATTTVVAAPDGHPAGALVAAAAGLVLGALAATLDELLALFQPMTPQRR from the coding sequence ATGACCGGTCTGAAGTGTCTGGTCGGCGTGGTCTTCCTGCTCGCACTGTGCGGGAAGACGGTGGTCCGCGGTGGGTTCGGCGGCTTCGAGCGGTCCCTGCGCGAGCTGCGGGTCGTGCCCCGGGCGTACCTACGGCCGGTGGCCGTGCTCGTCGTGGCCGGTGAAGCAGGCGTGGTGTTGGCCCTGGCGGTGCCCGGCCGGGCGACGGCGGTGGTGGGCTTCGGGCTGGCCACCGCCCTACTGCTGGTCTTCACCACCGGTATCGCGCGCGGGCTGCGACGCGGTTCCCGGACCCCCTGCCGCTGCTTCGGCGCCTCCACGACGCCGCTGGGGCCACACCATCTCCTCCGCAACCTGCTGCTCGCCGTGCTCGCCGTCCTGGGCGCGACCACCACAGTCGTCGCCGCGCCGGACGGGCACCCGGCAGGGGCACTGGTGGCGGCAGCGGCCGGCCTCGTCCTCGGTGCGCTGGCCGCCACCCTCGACGAACTGCTCGCCCTGTTCCAGCCGATGACGCCGCAACGACGATGA
- a CDS encoding ABC transporter ATP-binding protein yields the protein MKSVPKPAAPGPVPHTPPQSAPDEAAPLRLARSACSLVAAAAPVLLTGYALLTLAAGVLPVATAWLTKLVLDALADGAPLSQVVRPAAGLATAGVALVLTGEVAQYLRAQLGREVAVTAQERLYRAVDGFVGLRRLEDPAFLDRLRLAQQSGGASPGQVLDAVLTVAGSVFTVAGFLGSLFVLSPLMTLLVAAASVPVLAAELWLSRLRARLAWDLGPVERREFFYSTLLSRMEAAKEVRLFGTGAFLRGRMVADRRAVNAARRGLDLREARVQTALGLLAALVSGGGLLGAVAAARAGRLSVGDVTIFVAAIVGVQGALASLATAFARTHQALLLFGHYTAVVEAGPDLPVPREPRTLPALRHGIELKDVWFRYSDDHPWVLRGIDLFLPYGTSLALVGLNGAGKSTLIKLLCRFYDPTRGAVLWDGVDLRDTEPAELRSRLGAVFQDYMNYDMTATENIALGDISARPDHARITAAAARAGIAPQLAALPHGYDTLLSRIFFAGTDRDDPETGVVLSGGQWQRLALARAFLRDRRDLMILDEPSSGLDAEAETEIHSSLKRHRSGRTSLLISHRLGAVREADAIAVLREGRIAELGSHDALMAAGGEYARLFALQAAGYRDTAPAHDGRQP from the coding sequence ATGAAGTCCGTACCGAAGCCCGCGGCGCCCGGTCCCGTACCGCACACACCCCCGCAGTCCGCACCGGACGAGGCCGCTCCGCTCCGTCTGGCCCGGTCGGCCTGCTCCCTGGTCGCGGCAGCGGCGCCCGTCCTGCTCACCGGCTACGCCCTCCTCACCCTGGCGGCCGGTGTGCTGCCCGTGGCGACGGCGTGGCTGACCAAGCTCGTCCTGGACGCGTTGGCCGACGGCGCGCCCCTCTCGCAGGTCGTCCGGCCCGCGGCGGGACTCGCGACGGCCGGGGTTGCCCTGGTGCTGACGGGTGAGGTCGCCCAGTACCTGAGGGCGCAGCTGGGCCGGGAAGTCGCCGTCACCGCGCAGGAACGCCTCTACCGGGCGGTGGACGGCTTCGTCGGTCTGCGCCGTCTCGAAGACCCCGCGTTCCTGGACCGGCTGCGGCTCGCCCAGCAGTCCGGCGGTGCCTCACCGGGCCAGGTGCTCGACGCGGTCCTCACCGTCGCCGGCTCCGTCTTCACCGTCGCCGGCTTCCTCGGTTCGCTGTTCGTCCTCAGCCCGCTGATGACCCTCCTGGTCGCGGCCGCGTCGGTGCCGGTGCTGGCCGCCGAGCTGTGGCTGTCGCGGCTGCGGGCACGCCTGGCGTGGGACCTGGGCCCCGTGGAGCGCCGCGAGTTCTTCTACAGCACGCTGCTGTCGCGGATGGAAGCGGCGAAAGAGGTACGGCTGTTCGGTACCGGCGCCTTCCTGCGCGGACGTATGGTCGCCGACCGACGGGCCGTGAACGCGGCACGCCGCGGCCTCGATCTGCGGGAGGCACGGGTGCAGACCGCACTGGGACTGCTCGCGGCCCTGGTCTCGGGGGGCGGCCTGCTGGGGGCGGTGGCGGCGGCCAGGGCCGGCCGGCTCTCCGTCGGCGACGTCACGATCTTCGTCGCCGCCATCGTCGGGGTGCAGGGGGCGCTCGCCTCGCTCGCCACCGCGTTCGCCCGGACCCATCAGGCACTGCTGCTGTTCGGCCACTACACCGCCGTGGTCGAGGCCGGCCCGGACCTGCCCGTACCCCGGGAACCCCGGACGCTCCCCGCCCTACGGCACGGCATCGAGCTCAAGGACGTGTGGTTCCGCTACTCGGACGACCACCCCTGGGTGCTGCGCGGCATCGACCTGTTCCTCCCGTACGGCACCTCGCTCGCGCTCGTCGGCCTCAACGGCGCCGGAAAATCGACCCTGATCAAGCTCCTGTGCCGCTTCTACGACCCGACGCGGGGAGCCGTGCTGTGGGACGGCGTCGACCTCCGCGACACCGAGCCGGCCGAACTCCGCAGCCGCCTCGGCGCGGTCTTCCAGGACTACATGAACTACGACATGACCGCGACCGAGAACATCGCGCTCGGCGACATCTCCGCGCGGCCCGACCATGCGCGGATCACCGCGGCGGCGGCCCGGGCGGGGATCGCCCCCCAACTGGCCGCCCTGCCACACGGATACGACACCCTGCTGTCCCGGATCTTCTTCGCCGGAACGGACCGGGACGACCCCGAAACGGGCGTCGTCCTCTCCGGAGGCCAGTGGCAGCGGCTCGCCCTGGCCCGCGCCTTCCTGCGGGACCGCCGGGACCTGATGATCCTGGACGAACCGTCGTCGGGCCTGGACGCCGAGGCCGAGACCGAGATCCACTCCTCGTTGAAGCGCCACCGCAGCGGACGCACAAGCCTGTTGATCTCGCACCGGCTGGGCGCGGTGCGGGAAGCGGACGCGATCGCCGTGCTGCGCGAGGGCCGCATCGCGGAGCTCGGCAGCCATGACGCGCTGATGGCAGCAGGGGGAGAGTACGCCCGGCTGTTCGCGCTCCAGGCCGCCGGCTACCGCGACACCGCCCCGGCCCATGACGGACGGCAGCCATGA
- a CDS encoding lipase produces the protein MAFTEPHLEELVVIPAALSSRSRTRYRGVLRTHVAAVCCGLLLSGAAVATAAAALADQAQAQVEERGRGTLVSAEKLYTLATPRAVAAELGAAGFEDDTVHYGVVAYRLVYRTVDPHGRPTTASGLLALPLNREGRLPAVSFAHGTGSHKNDSPSMRRGAFVSAPVIAHAAAGAVGVAPDYLGMGKGPGSHPWMDIGSETTASLDMLRAARAFAPRTGHVLEREVMVTGFSQGASAALGLGRALEAGADHWFRLGALAPVSGAYDFGGTWLSALLDGRLEPKSSVLYAAYTLVAFNRLHHVYDSPGEVFRAPYDSTVEALFDGAHTGEQLMRGTPGTLDELLTEHGRELLAHPTGPLAAALRTTGAVCTDWAPGAPVRLYMATGDEQAVTANTEHCRQALHNKGVDAPAVDLGAVDYQGSRHLGSNVAATSAIVRWFGELRRR, from the coding sequence GCCGCACTCTCGTCGCGCAGCAGAACCCGGTATCGCGGCGTTCTCCGGACGCATGTGGCAGCCGTCTGCTGTGGCCTGCTGCTGAGCGGGGCGGCCGTCGCCACCGCTGCGGCTGCGCTCGCTGATCAGGCCCAGGCGCAGGTCGAGGAGCGAGGCCGGGGCACCCTGGTCTCCGCAGAGAAGCTGTACACGCTCGCCACCCCGCGGGCCGTGGCCGCCGAGCTGGGCGCGGCCGGGTTCGAGGATGACACCGTCCACTACGGCGTGGTGGCGTACCGGCTGGTCTACCGGACCGTCGATCCCCACGGACGGCCCACTACGGCCAGCGGGCTCTTGGCGCTGCCCCTCAACAGAGAGGGACGGTTACCCGCGGTCTCCTTCGCGCACGGCACCGGCAGTCACAAAAACGACTCGCCGTCCATGCGGCGCGGCGCGTTCGTGTCCGCACCGGTGATCGCGCACGCGGCGGCCGGCGCTGTAGGGGTCGCGCCCGACTATCTGGGGATGGGCAAGGGACCCGGTTCGCACCCCTGGATGGACATCGGCTCCGAGACCACGGCGTCCCTGGACATGCTGCGGGCGGCCCGCGCCTTCGCGCCCCGCACCGGACATGTGCTGGAGCGCGAGGTCATGGTCACCGGCTTCTCGCAGGGCGCCTCGGCGGCGCTGGGGCTCGGCCGGGCTCTGGAGGCGGGTGCGGACCACTGGTTCAGGCTGGGTGCGCTGGCACCGGTCAGCGGCGCGTACGACTTCGGCGGCACGTGGCTGTCCGCGCTACTCGACGGCCGGCTGGAGCCCAAGTCCAGTGTGCTGTACGCCGCGTACACCCTGGTGGCGTTCAACCGCCTCCACCACGTCTACGACAGCCCTGGCGAGGTCTTCCGAGCCCCCTATGACAGCACCGTCGAGGCACTCTTCGACGGGGCCCACACGGGGGAGCAGCTGATGCGGGGCACCCCGGGAACCCTCGACGAGCTGTTGACCGAGCACGGCCGCGAGCTGCTCGCGCATCCGACGGGGCCGCTGGCGGCGGCGCTGCGCACCACCGGCGCCGTATGCACCGACTGGGCCCCCGGTGCGCCGGTTCGGCTGTACATGGCGACCGGGGACGAGCAGGCTGTCACCGCCAACACCGAGCACTGCCGGCAGGCTCTGCACAACAAGGGCGTGGACGCCCCGGCCGTCGATCTCGGCGCTGTCGACTACCAGGGATCCCGTCACTTGGGGTCCAATGTCGCGGCCACGTCGGCGATCGTGCGCTGGTTCGGCGAGTTGCGCCGACGGTGA